Proteins encoded within one genomic window of Paraburkholderia sp. HP33-1:
- a CDS encoding HD domain-containing protein, which produces MTTAAFAPFQELAKSLLAYWSEANGDGSHDTSHLQRVWKNAAAIHAEEGGDPEVLFAATLLHDCVAVEKNSPLRAQASRLSAEKAAQVLKSLDWPEAKIQAVAHAVEAHSFSAGVVPTTVEARSLQDADRLDAIGMLGVARCFYVAGRMGSALYDSTDPHASERALDDTRYAIDHFHTKLLKLASDFQTVTGARLAKLRHDRLQRFLDEFADEI; this is translated from the coding sequence ATGACGACAGCTGCGTTTGCACCATTTCAAGAACTGGCCAAATCCTTGCTGGCTTACTGGAGCGAGGCTAATGGTGACGGTTCCCATGACACTTCGCACTTACAACGTGTCTGGAAAAACGCGGCAGCTATACATGCTGAGGAAGGCGGAGATCCCGAAGTTTTGTTTGCGGCAACGTTACTGCACGACTGCGTGGCGGTAGAGAAAAATTCGCCGCTTCGAGCGCAGGCATCGCGCCTATCGGCCGAAAAGGCTGCTCAAGTGCTGAAGTCCCTGGATTGGCCGGAGGCGAAGATCCAAGCTGTGGCGCATGCTGTCGAGGCACATAGCTTTTCGGCCGGTGTCGTGCCGACGACAGTCGAGGCAAGATCGCTACAAGATGCCGATCGACTTGATGCGATCGGAATGCTAGGGGTTGCGCGTTGCTTCTATGTTGCTGGGCGAATGGGCAGTGCTTTGTATGACTCCACAGATCCCCACGCATCGGAAAGAGCTCTTGATGACACGCGATATGCGATCGATCACTTCCACACGAAATTACTGAAGCTTGCGTCCGACTTTCAAACCGTCACCGGCGCCCGTTTGGCCAAGCTTCGCCACGACCGGTTGCAGCGATTTCTTGACGAATTCGCCGATGAAATTTGA
- a CDS encoding glutathione S-transferase family protein, with amino-acid sequence MTTKKLFYYPSNASMAPHIVLEEIGQPFGLVLVDRTLDEHKSADYLRLNPNGLIPVLVDGDMVLYETAAICLHLADTHPESGMAPALATPERAQFYKWLMWLTNTLQTALIVYFYPERWVDANNVLGANQVQTHAESKIGILLDQLESQLQSSDGPWLLGDQYTILDPYVFMLCRWTRGFTKPARVWPLLGQYLQRMLTRPAIQRVIKTEGLAAPLV; translated from the coding sequence ATGACCACTAAGAAACTGTTCTATTACCCCAGCAACGCAAGCATGGCCCCCCACATTGTTCTGGAAGAAATCGGCCAGCCTTTCGGGTTAGTGCTTGTAGATCGCACGCTGGATGAGCATAAGTCGGCGGACTATCTACGACTGAATCCCAACGGATTGATTCCTGTATTGGTTGATGGCGACATGGTGCTGTATGAGACGGCAGCCATTTGCCTGCATTTGGCCGACACACATCCAGAAAGCGGAATGGCGCCCGCACTGGCAACGCCGGAACGGGCCCAGTTCTACAAATGGCTCATGTGGTTGACGAACACACTGCAAACGGCGTTGATTGTCTATTTTTATCCCGAGCGTTGGGTGGATGCCAACAACGTGCTGGGCGCGAACCAAGTGCAAACTCATGCCGAATCGAAGATCGGCATCTTGCTTGACCAGTTGGAGTCGCAACTTCAATCGAGCGATGGCCCTTGGTTGCTGGGGGACCAATACACGATCCTTGATCCGTACGTATTCATGCTCTGCCGATGGACAAGGGGCTTCACGAAACCCGCGCGCGTATGGCCACTGCTCGGTCAGTATTTGCAACGGATGCTAACGCGACCTGCGATCCAGCGCGTGATTAAAACGGAAGGGCTTGCAGCGCCATTGGTGTAA
- a CDS encoding GFA family protein, giving the protein MLTGGCYCRAIRYEIHSTPFDTTLCHCATCRKVSAAPAVAWFSVSKDGLRWVQGTPKTFESSPGVLRAFCGDCGTPLAYANAESPDVVDVSTCSLDEPGEVPPATHTWIKYRLTWDRTADGLPEYPEAG; this is encoded by the coding sequence ATGCTGACAGGTGGATGCTACTGCCGTGCCATCCGGTATGAGATTCATTCGACTCCGTTCGACACGACGCTTTGCCACTGCGCCACATGCCGGAAGGTATCGGCAGCGCCAGCGGTTGCCTGGTTCAGTGTAAGCAAGGACGGACTCCGTTGGGTACAAGGCACTCCAAAGACGTTTGAATCCAGCCCGGGGGTTCTTCGCGCGTTTTGCGGTGATTGCGGGACGCCATTGGCTTATGCAAACGCCGAATCGCCCGACGTGGTGGATGTTTCGACCTGCTCCCTCGATGAACCTGGCGAAGTTCCTCCAGCGACTCACACCTGGATCAAGTACCGGCTAACCTGGGATAGGACAGCGGACGGTCTGCCTGAATATCCCGAAGCCGGTTAG
- a CDS encoding GNAT family N-acetyltransferase yields the protein MNISFPTTTQSDVDTLVAIRIAAMRESLERIGRFDPQRARERFLASFDPALCRFIEVDGVQSGFILIRPQEGHWLLDHLYILPQHQGKGIGAAVLRDVFANADAQRMPIHVGALRGSDSNRFYLRYGFIQSDEAEWDIYYVREPGPA from the coding sequence ATGAACATCTCCTTCCCTACAACGACGCAATCCGATGTCGACACACTGGTTGCCATTCGTATCGCCGCGATGCGCGAGAGCTTGGAGAGAATCGGTCGTTTCGACCCCCAACGTGCTCGCGAGCGCTTCCTCGCATCGTTCGACCCTGCGCTGTGTCGATTCATAGAGGTCGATGGTGTTCAGTCAGGATTTATTCTGATTCGCCCACAGGAAGGCCACTGGCTCTTGGACCACCTTTACATTCTGCCCCAGCATCAAGGCAAAGGGATCGGCGCAGCCGTCTTGCGGGATGTCTTCGCGAACGCCGACGCGCAACGCATGCCAATCCACGTGGGTGCTTTGCGCGGCAGTGATTCAAACCGCTTCTACCTGCGGTATGGCTTCATACAGAGTGACGAAGCAGAATGGGACATCTACTATGTGCGTGAGCCTGGCCCAGCCTGA
- a CDS encoding NAD(P)H-dependent flavin oxidoreductase: MTLPSRLPLVQAPMVGSLSPLTIAVSEAGGLGSLACAALSPAQLREQIASIRAGTSAPFNVNFFCHTPPSLDEGAEAKWHELLAPYYREIGLDLSAVRRGPGRAPFDEVMCDVIEETRPPVISFHFGLPDEDLLARVRNTGAMILSSATTVEEARWLADRGVDAIIAQGAEAGGHRGMFLTSDINAQPGLFALLPQIVDAVSVPVIASGGIADGRGIAAAFALGASAVQIGTAYLLTPQAGRSGIHRAALRAARDDMTRLTNLYTGRPARGLMTRFMLEQGPMNAVAPSFPLATGAVDPLRAAFEQSGYSDFSLLWAGEAAALAREDDAGLLTRRFWEEALKCASGLQL, encoded by the coding sequence ATGACGCTTCCTTCCCGCCTTCCTCTTGTTCAAGCGCCGATGGTCGGTTCTCTGAGCCCTCTGACAATCGCCGTCAGCGAGGCAGGTGGTCTGGGTTCGCTTGCTTGTGCCGCGCTCAGCCCGGCACAACTACGCGAACAGATCGCCTCAATTCGCGCGGGAACGTCAGCTCCGTTCAACGTCAATTTCTTCTGTCACACTCCGCCGAGCCTGGATGAGGGAGCCGAAGCGAAATGGCACGAATTACTCGCCCCCTATTACAGGGAAATCGGCCTTGATTTGTCCGCTGTCCGGAGAGGACCGGGTAGGGCGCCTTTCGACGAGGTCATGTGCGATGTGATAGAAGAGACTAGGCCACCTGTTATCAGCTTCCATTTTGGGCTGCCCGACGAGGACCTGCTTGCTCGGGTAAGGAATACCGGTGCGATGATTCTGTCTTCCGCGACGACGGTCGAAGAGGCGCGCTGGCTTGCGGATCGCGGTGTCGACGCTATCATCGCGCAGGGCGCAGAGGCTGGCGGCCATCGCGGCATGTTCCTTACCAGCGATATCAATGCGCAGCCCGGTTTGTTCGCGCTTTTGCCGCAGATCGTCGACGCGGTGAGTGTGCCCGTCATTGCGTCGGGCGGGATTGCTGACGGAAGGGGGATTGCAGCGGCCTTTGCGCTCGGCGCGAGTGCTGTGCAGATAGGAACGGCCTACTTGCTAACACCTCAGGCAGGCAGGTCCGGCATTCACCGCGCAGCCTTGCGTGCCGCGCGTGACGACATGACAAGGCTGACTAATCTTTACACGGGTCGGCCGGCACGCGGATTGATGACCCGCTTCATGCTCGAACAAGGGCCGATGAACGCCGTTGCCCCCTCATTTCCGCTGGCAACTGGCGCCGTGGATCCGCTTCGCGCCGCGTTCGAACAAAGTGGATACAGCGATTTTTCGCTTCTCTGGGCCGGTGAAGCGGCAGCACTGGCGCGCGAGGACGATGCGGGGCTTTTAACACGTCGATTCTGGGAGGAAGCGCTGAAATGCGCATCTGGTCTTCAGTTGTAG
- a CDS encoding LysR family transcriptional regulator, which yields MQYEISPTDLSILLALVRARTLADAGALLGMNASTVFRAVQRLERGAGERLFERTRAGYRPTELATQLSLHAEIIETALAQAQSDFASPDHQLTGTVRVSAVDAVLQAFVVPALVAIRAEHPRLNIELLASNEPFSLTHREVDIALRSTNRPPQHVIGKQLGSIRFGVFGGRALARNFERDSPISAQGLADLPWITVDYTMPEHPGVNWRKRFFPDVRPALQANTMQMVAHMIEQGLGVGVLALFHARGNKNLVPLKLPLEDCKIDLWLLTHPESRHLRRIAEVAARIEAHVLLDGGLP from the coding sequence GTGCAATACGAAATTAGCCCAACCGATTTATCTATCCTGCTTGCGCTGGTGCGCGCTCGGACCTTGGCCGACGCTGGTGCACTTCTGGGTATGAATGCCTCAACGGTTTTTCGTGCTGTGCAGCGTCTGGAACGCGGCGCGGGAGAACGACTTTTTGAGCGAACGCGTGCCGGATATCGTCCGACCGAATTAGCTACCCAGCTTTCCCTTCATGCGGAAATCATCGAGACCGCGTTGGCGCAGGCGCAGAGTGATTTCGCCTCGCCCGATCATCAGTTGACCGGCACAGTTCGTGTCAGTGCGGTAGACGCAGTGCTGCAAGCGTTTGTCGTTCCCGCATTGGTGGCGATTCGGGCGGAGCATCCCCGGCTCAACATTGAGCTATTGGCGTCAAATGAGCCCTTCAGCCTTACTCACCGCGAAGTCGATATCGCGTTACGCTCGACTAACCGTCCACCGCAACACGTAATTGGCAAGCAGCTCGGCTCAATCCGGTTTGGCGTCTTTGGTGGGCGAGCTTTGGCGCGCAACTTCGAGCGTGATTCACCAATTTCCGCGCAGGGGCTGGCCGACCTCCCTTGGATAACCGTGGACTACACCATGCCTGAGCATCCCGGGGTCAATTGGCGGAAACGGTTCTTTCCAGATGTGAGGCCCGCGCTACAGGCCAATACGATGCAGATGGTGGCACACATGATCGAGCAAGGGCTAGGAGTCGGAGTCCTTGCGCTCTTTCATGCCCGGGGAAACAAAAACCTGGTCCCCCTCAAGCTTCCGCTAGAGGACTGCAAGATTGACCTGTGGTTGCTGACACATCCTGAGTCGAGGCATTTACGGCGCATAGCGGAAGTTGCCGCTCGCATCGAAGCGCATGTGTTGCTTGATGGTGGGCTTCCGTGA
- a CDS encoding CapA family protein — protein sequence MNCITLFLCGDVMLGRGIDQILAHPNRPHLFEPCVRSARDYVSLAEAKSGPLPECVPFDYVWGDALHELERVSPDARIINLETAVTCSEDAWPGKGIHYRMHPANVPVLCAAKIDCCSLANNHVLDWGYRGLTETLDTLHAAAIHTVGAGQDEVEAATPALIDLAGGGRVLIFAYATESSGVSENWAAVRGRAGVNRLKDLSADCVRAIAAQVHTVRQPADIVVVSIHWGANFDFDIPVSQRRFARGLIDSAAADVVHGHSSHHVKGIEVYRDKLILYGAGDFINDYEGISGEESYRGDLALMYFPTLDPGTGKLVELSMTPVQIRRFCINRAPEEGIRWLEETLNQESRPFGAGVKRGADDTLVLRAVT from the coding sequence ATGAACTGCATCACGCTGTTTCTGTGCGGGGACGTGATGTTGGGGCGTGGTATCGATCAGATATTGGCGCATCCCAACCGGCCCCATCTCTTCGAGCCGTGCGTGCGTTCGGCGAGAGACTACGTGAGCCTCGCCGAGGCGAAATCCGGCCCCTTGCCGGAGTGTGTCCCATTCGACTATGTGTGGGGCGATGCGCTGCACGAACTGGAGCGAGTGAGTCCTGACGCACGCATCATCAATCTGGAGACGGCCGTTACATGCAGCGAGGACGCATGGCCGGGGAAGGGCATCCATTACCGCATGCATCCTGCCAACGTACCTGTCCTGTGCGCTGCGAAAATCGACTGCTGCTCGCTCGCGAACAATCACGTGCTCGACTGGGGCTACCGTGGGTTGACCGAAACCCTGGATACCCTGCATGCCGCCGCTATTCATACGGTGGGCGCAGGGCAGGACGAGGTCGAGGCGGCCACGCCCGCGCTGATCGACCTGGCGGGCGGCGGCAGAGTGCTGATCTTTGCCTATGCGACGGAAAGCAGCGGCGTGAGTGAGAACTGGGCTGCCGTCCGGGGCCGCGCTGGCGTGAACCGGCTCAAGGATCTGTCCGCCGATTGCGTACGCGCGATCGCGGCACAGGTGCATACGGTCAGGCAGCCTGCCGATATTGTTGTCGTCTCGATCCATTGGGGTGCGAATTTCGATTTCGACATACCCGTGTCGCAGCGACGTTTCGCGCGCGGCCTCATAGATTCGGCAGCGGCTGATGTTGTACACGGGCATTCATCGCATCACGTGAAGGGCATCGAGGTGTATCGGGACAAGCTCATCCTGTACGGCGCCGGCGACTTCATCAACGACTACGAAGGCATCAGCGGTGAGGAATCGTATCGCGGCGACCTCGCGCTGATGTATTTCCCTACCCTCGACCCTGGTACGGGCAAGCTGGTCGAGCTGTCGATGACACCGGTCCAGATACGGCGCTTCTGCATCAACCGGGCGCCTGAAGAAGGCATTCGATGGCTCGAAGAAACGCTCAATCAGGAGAGCCGACCTTTCGGCGCTGGTGTGAAGCGGGGCGCGGACGATACGTTGGTGTTGCGTGCGGTGACTTAG
- a CDS encoding TraR/DksA family transcriptional regulator: MITLTSSELALLQHRLGERRRELLAALHGEYGDLAGARPPEALGPESHPDETASRKAGDELRAALARHDRNELLQIDAALARIAAGLYGACVECGDPIGYERLAAAPYTARCVSCQTAFEQHRHIRQ; encoded by the coding sequence ATGATCACGCTCACCTCTTCCGAACTCGCGCTCTTACAGCACCGGCTCGGCGAGCGCCGTCGCGAGTTGCTGGCGGCGCTGCACGGCGAATACGGAGATCTCGCCGGGGCCCGACCGCCCGAAGCGCTAGGCCCCGAGTCGCATCCCGACGAGACCGCCTCGCGCAAGGCCGGCGACGAGTTGCGCGCGGCGCTCGCGCGGCACGACCGCAACGAACTGCTGCAGATCGACGCCGCGCTGGCACGCATCGCCGCCGGCCTGTACGGCGCCTGCGTCGAGTGCGGGGACCCAATCGGCTATGAGCGGCTTGCCGCCGCGCCCTACACGGCCCGCTGCGTGTCATGCCAGACCGCGTTTGAACAACACCGTCACATCCGCCAGTAA
- a CDS encoding SAM hydrolase/SAM-dependent halogenase family protein: MLALFTDFGADDIYVGQVRVALLRHAAAGTPIIDVLHTAPNYNSQAGAHLLAALAPWYPPDSVFLAVVDPGVGSERDAVVLQADGQRFVGPDNGLLSVVAGRAARTRTWRIIWRPAALSASFHGRDLFAPMAAWVSRGESPPDKLVETTGLRVQLDAGDLAEIIYIDHYGNALTGLRAGAVPRTARLSIADADVEYARVFSDVMAGQAFWYENSIGLVEIAVNRGSAATQLGVRIGSPVQVNRGRESAR, encoded by the coding sequence ATGCTCGCACTCTTTACCGATTTCGGCGCCGACGACATCTATGTCGGACAGGTACGTGTCGCCTTGCTGCGACATGCTGCAGCCGGCACCCCCATCATCGACGTGCTGCATACCGCCCCAAACTACAACTCGCAGGCAGGCGCGCATCTGCTCGCGGCGCTTGCGCCGTGGTATCCGCCAGATAGTGTCTTTCTGGCCGTGGTAGATCCCGGCGTGGGTAGTGAGCGGGATGCCGTCGTGCTGCAAGCCGACGGGCAGCGGTTCGTCGGGCCGGACAACGGGCTGCTGTCGGTCGTGGCGGGGCGCGCGGCGCGTACCCGGACCTGGCGGATCATCTGGCGTCCCGCCGCGCTCTCCGCCTCATTTCATGGTCGCGACCTGTTCGCCCCGATGGCAGCATGGGTCAGCCGCGGCGAGTCGCCGCCCGACAAGCTCGTTGAGACGACAGGCTTGCGTGTGCAGTTGGATGCGGGGGATCTCGCCGAGATCATCTACATCGATCACTACGGCAATGCACTGACGGGGCTGCGGGCTGGAGCGGTGCCGAGGACTGCACGGCTGAGCATCGCAGATGCCGACGTCGAATATGCCCGGGTCTTTTCCGACGTCATGGCCGGTCAAGCCTTCTGGTACGAAAACTCGATCGGGCTCGTCGAGATCGCCGTGAATCGTGGCAGCGCCGCTACGCAGCTTGGGGTACGTATCGGATCTCCCGTTCAAGTGAACAGGGGCCGTGAATCGGCGAGATAG
- a CDS encoding DUF1330 domain-containing protein, with translation MNKGYWIVRVDVTDQEKFNAYAGANVAALEKYGARFLVRAGTFENPEGTSRSRNTVVEFPSYQAALDCWRSDEYQAALLHRLQAAILDLVIIEGYGGPQVA, from the coding sequence ATGAACAAGGGTTACTGGATCGTGCGGGTTGACGTTACAGATCAGGAGAAATTCAATGCTTACGCGGGCGCTAATGTCGCGGCATTGGAGAAGTATGGGGCGCGTTTTCTGGTTCGTGCCGGTACTTTCGAGAATCCCGAAGGGACCAGCCGGTCACGCAACACAGTGGTGGAGTTCCCGTCATACCAGGCTGCTCTGGATTGTTGGCGCTCGGATGAGTATCAAGCTGCCCTTTTGCATAGATTGCAGGCTGCGATACTAGACCTCGTAATTATCGAGGGATACGGCGGACCGCAAGTCGCTTGA
- a CDS encoding type II toxin-antitoxin system RelE/ParE family toxin: MIVQILPDAEADLEAIGDYMARDNPRRALGFVRELREKCTRLADICFAFPIVPRYEERGVRHRVYGGHQIFYRVVGEPPARIDVIHVLHSARNYAAILFP, translated from the coding sequence ATGATTGTCCAGATTCTTCCTGACGCTGAGGCCGACCTTGAGGCGATCGGCGACTACATGGCCCGCGACAACCCCCGTCGTGCGCTGGGTTTCGTGCGCGAGTTGCGCGAGAAGTGCACGCGGCTGGCCGACATCTGTTTTGCATTCCCGATCGTACCGCGCTACGAAGAGCGTGGCGTGCGTCACCGGGTTTATGGCGGTCACCAGATTTTCTACCGCGTCGTTGGCGAGCCTCCCGCGCGCATCGACGTCATTCACGTCCTGCACAGCGCGCGCAACTACGCCGCCATCCTTTTTCCCTGA
- a CDS encoding acetamidase/formamidase family protein, whose protein sequence is MHEKPGTRHTIHEHQNHLGWDNSLRPVLTVAPHETVEFFPVDASGGQLTANSTVADIPRLDFARVNPVVGPVYIDGAEPGDAVKVTLLSFAPSGWGWTANIPGFGLLADQFPEPALHIWKYEPDLTAPAMFGPGGRVPLKPFCGTIGLAPNEAGVHSVIPPRRVGGNMDIRDICAGTELYLPVEVNGALFSVGDTHAAQGDGEVCGTAIESPVSLAAEFELIKGANLPFPRFTTPGPVSRHLDANGYEVTTGIGPDLMEGARAAVSGMIDLLTKQHHISAIDAYLLCSVCADLRINEIVDRPNWIVSLYFPRIVFE, encoded by the coding sequence ATGCACGAAAAGCCCGGCACGCGCCACACGATTCATGAGCATCAGAACCACCTGGGATGGGACAACTCGCTAAGGCCGGTACTGACCGTCGCGCCACACGAAACCGTCGAGTTCTTTCCGGTAGACGCTTCCGGCGGACAACTCACCGCCAACTCGACTGTCGCCGACATTCCTAGGTTGGACTTTGCAAGGGTGAACCCGGTTGTCGGCCCAGTGTATATCGACGGCGCAGAGCCGGGCGACGCCGTCAAGGTGACGCTCTTATCGTTCGCCCCTTCGGGCTGGGGTTGGACGGCGAACATTCCCGGTTTTGGCCTGCTGGCAGATCAGTTTCCGGAGCCTGCGCTGCATATCTGGAAATATGAGCCGGACCTGACGGCCCCGGCGATGTTCGGACCAGGAGGCCGCGTTCCGTTGAAGCCATTTTGCGGCACGATTGGCCTCGCCCCAAATGAAGCGGGTGTACATAGTGTGATTCCACCCCGCCGTGTCGGTGGCAACATGGATATCCGCGACATTTGTGCCGGCACCGAACTCTATCTTCCCGTCGAGGTGAACGGTGCGTTGTTCTCCGTCGGCGACACGCATGCCGCGCAGGGGGACGGCGAGGTGTGCGGAACGGCGATCGAAAGTCCCGTATCTCTGGCGGCAGAGTTCGAATTGATCAAAGGGGCGAACCTCCCGTTTCCCCGATTCACCACGCCGGGCCCCGTGAGTCGTCACCTGGACGCAAACGGCTACGAGGTCACCACGGGCATTGGTCCGGATCTGATGGAAGGAGCCAGGGCTGCAGTATCCGGGATGATCGACCTGCTGACGAAACAACACCATATCAGTGCAATCGATGCTTACCTGCTGTGCAGTGTTTGCGCCGACTTGCGCATCAACGAAATCGTCGACCGACCTAACTGGATCGTCTCGCTCTACTTCCCGCGTATCGTATTCGAGTGA
- a CDS encoding DUF1214 domain-containing protein — protein MFKRRLIALVALPFIVDACGGSSITDSPNPLATQDQLAAEKLAIAVVQAPAVIAAKATLKATWLAAAQATGGVSDEALTNLDEAVDESLFAYALSLASGDASAPKVVSFLAAPHNWHGMNVPGSRTTFDNPDTIYRKIPVDSASSYVITGTVHAQKPVDFNFSLYSSTSATLSNLAGDQLVTSADGSFVINADPSSGGSGNHIQLVSGAASIFVRDTINEWGVQQFNSLAIQRVPSVSTQAQTADTLAATLAATLQTSAAAAPFIAYNTLGYAQPVNTLPALSLGGTGGRLANQAATYSAFQLADDEALVLNVNLGGAKYFIAPAYGRWTITTDYIDHTQTLNNTQAIPNPDGTYTFVVSPKDPGVYNWVDTVGLHQGFLNLRWQGLPATAAAVGPSATAQLVKLSDLLSVLPSTTKYVTAADRQAQLAARAASYASRYAP, from the coding sequence ATGTTCAAAAGACGTCTGATAGCTCTGGTCGCACTTCCATTCATCGTGGATGCCTGCGGAGGAAGCAGTATTACGGATAGCCCAAACCCTTTGGCGACCCAGGATCAGCTGGCCGCCGAGAAACTCGCAATCGCTGTCGTTCAAGCGCCCGCTGTGATTGCGGCGAAAGCGACGCTTAAAGCAACGTGGCTAGCGGCTGCTCAGGCAACCGGCGGTGTATCAGATGAGGCGTTGACAAATCTCGATGAAGCGGTCGATGAGAGCTTGTTCGCCTACGCGCTATCGCTTGCTTCGGGCGACGCCAGTGCCCCGAAGGTGGTTTCGTTTCTTGCAGCTCCGCACAATTGGCACGGAATGAACGTGCCGGGATCGCGGACAACATTTGATAACCCGGACACCATCTACCGCAAGATCCCGGTCGACTCGGCTTCGAGCTACGTCATCACCGGAACAGTCCACGCGCAAAAGCCAGTCGATTTCAATTTCAGCCTCTATAGCAGCACGAGCGCGACGCTCTCCAACCTCGCCGGCGACCAGCTCGTTACCAGCGCGGACGGAAGTTTCGTCATTAACGCTGACCCGTCGTCGGGCGGGTCCGGCAATCATATCCAGCTGGTGTCTGGAGCAGCGTCTATCTTCGTGCGCGATACGATCAACGAATGGGGAGTACAACAGTTCAACAGTCTGGCGATACAGCGGGTGCCGAGTGTCTCGACGCAAGCACAGACCGCGGATACGCTGGCTGCGACCCTCGCAGCGACGCTACAAACTTCGGCTGCGGCGGCGCCCTTCATTGCCTACAACACCCTTGGGTACGCTCAACCGGTCAATACGCTCCCCGCGCTGTCGCTTGGCGGAACGGGCGGGCGCCTCGCGAACCAGGCGGCCACCTATAGTGCATTTCAACTTGCCGACGATGAAGCACTCGTTCTCAACGTCAACCTCGGCGGGGCAAAATACTTCATCGCGCCGGCCTACGGGCGGTGGACGATCACGACCGACTACATTGACCACACCCAGACATTAAACAACACGCAAGCAATACCCAACCCGGATGGCACGTACACGTTCGTGGTATCCCCCAAAGATCCTGGCGTCTACAACTGGGTTGACACTGTTGGTCTGCACCAGGGCTTCCTTAACCTGCGCTGGCAAGGGTTGCCCGCGACAGCCGCTGCGGTGGGACCATCGGCGACGGCCCAGCTTGTGAAGCTGAGCGACCTTCTCAGTGTTCTTCCCTCGACGACAAAGTACGTCACTGCGGCGGACCGGCAAGCACAATTGGCTGCGCGTGCCGCGAGTTACGCATCGCGATACGCACCCTGA
- a CDS encoding type II toxin-antitoxin system ParD family antitoxin, which yields MINADLGEQLEGYVAKLVNSGRYGSQSEVLREGVKLIQDREMQLNALDAVIERGIVDSEAGRGKPAADVFDRLEAKYRAMASTRP from the coding sequence ATGATCAATGCGGATCTTGGGGAACAGCTTGAGGGCTACGTCGCGAAGCTGGTTAATTCGGGGCGCTACGGCTCCCAGAGCGAGGTCCTGCGCGAAGGCGTGAAGCTCATTCAGGATCGCGAAATGCAACTCAACGCGCTGGATGCGGTCATCGAGCGCGGCATTGTCGACTCCGAGGCAGGACGGGGCAAGCCCGCCGCAGATGTGTTCGACCGGCTTGAAGCAAAGTATCGTGCGATGGCGAGCACCAGGCCATGA